One stretch of Mangifera indica cultivar Alphonso chromosome 9, CATAS_Mindica_2.1, whole genome shotgun sequence DNA includes these proteins:
- the LOC123225532 gene encoding pentatricopeptide repeat-containing protein At1g05750, chloroplastic-like, which produces MNSPALTATHPQPFLPHKSPFTSPNQTCLPTKTQQSSQQTNKNNTDPTVQWTSSISRHCRNGHLHQAVSEFSRMKLSGVNPNHITFVTLISNCADFPSESSSFGSMIHGLVCKLGLDKNNVKVGTALVEMYAKFGRMDLAKAVFDAVKMKNSFSWNTMIDGYMRNGDMHSAVKVFDESPVRDIVSWTAMVNGFVKGGYVEEALECFREMQISGVELDYVAIIAVLTACADIGTLGLGLWVHRFVLKQDFKDNIRVNNSLIDVYSRCGCIEFARQVFQGMQKRTLVSWNSIIVGLAVNGFAEEALEYFNLMQKEGFNPDGVSFTGALTACSHAGLIDKGLQYFDVMHKAYRISPRIEHYGCLVDLYSRAGRLEDALKVIENMPMKPNGVVLSSLLAACSSLGDITLAERSIKYLVDLDPGVDSNYVLLANMYAAIGRWDGASKIRRTMKSLGIQKKPGISSVEIGSSFYEFVAGDKSHVETEHIYAMLDLLSFDLRLLGYVPETVTSDLYEND; this is translated from the coding sequence atgaactcCCCAGCCTTGACAGCAACTCACCCCCAACCCTTTCTTCCACACAAAAGCCCTTTTACCTCTCCTAATCAAACTTGTCTCCcaacaaaaacacaacaaaGCTCCCAACAAACCAACAAGAATAACACAGACCCCACAGTCCAATGGACCTCCTCCATATCGCGCCACTGCCGGAACGGCCACTTACACCAAGCTGTTTCGGAATTCTCTCGCATGAAACTATCTGGGGTCAACCCCAATCACATCACTTTCGTCACCCTTATTTCAAATTGCGCTGATTTTCCATCAGAATCTTCGTCTTTTGGTTCTATGATACATGGACTTGTTTGCAAACTGGGCTTGGataaaaataatgtgaaagTCGGAACGGCACTTGTGGAAATGTATGCGAAATTCGGTAGAATGGATTTGGCTAAGGCGGTTTTCGATGCAGTGAAGATGAAGAATTCTTTTTCTTGGAATACGATGATAGATGGTTATATGAGGAATGGAGATATGCACTCTGCAGTTAAAGTGTTTGATGAAAGTCCCGTGAGAGACATAGTATCATGGACTGCGATGGTTAATGGGTTTGTTAAGGGAGGTTATGTTGAGGAAGCATTAGAATGCTTTCGAGAAATGCAGATATCTGGGGTGGAGCTGGATTATGTAGCCATTATCGCTGTACTTACCGCCTGTGCTGACATTGGCACGCTTGGTTTAGGCTTGTGGGTGCATCGTTTTGTTCTAAAGCAAGACTTTAAGGACAATATCAGGGTGAATAATTCGTTGATTGATGTGTATTCTAGATGTGGGTGTATTGAATTTGCTCGTCAAGTTTTTCAGGGGATGCAGAAGCGAACGTTGGTGTCTTGGAACTCCATCATTGTGGGATTAGCTGTTAACGGATTTGCAGAGGAAGCTTTAGAGTATTTCAATTTGATGCAGAAAGAAGGATTCAATCCTGATGGAGTCAGTTTCACTGGAGCACTAACTGCGTGTAGCCATGCTGGTTTAATTGATAAAGGACTCCAGTATTTTGATGTTATGCATAAAGCCTATAGAATCTCTCCCCGGATTGAGCATTACGGATGCTTGGTAGATCTTTACAGTCGAGCAGGGAGACTGGAGGATGCATTGAAAGTCATAGAAAACATGCCCATGAAGCCAAACGGAGTTGTTTTGAGCTCATTGCTGGCTGCATGTAGCAGTCTAGGAGATATTACCTTAGCTGAGAGGTCGATCAAGTACCTCGTTGACTTGGACCCCGGTGTTGATTCCAATTATGTGCTCCTTGCTAATATGTATGCGGCAATTGGGAGATGGGATGGTGCAAGCAAGATTAGGAGGACAATGAAAAGTCTTGGTATACAGAAGAAGCCAGGGATTAGTTCAGTTGAGATTGGGAGTAGCTTCTATGAATTTGTGGCTGGTGATAAGTCCCATGTAGAAACAGAACATATTTATGCGATGCTGGATCTTCTTTCTTTCGATTTAAGATTGCTTGGCTATGTTCCAGAAACTGTGACTAGTGACCTATATGAAAATGATTAA
- the LOC123224894 gene encoding apoptosis-inducing factor homolog B-like, protein MANCGESKKRVVVLGGGMAGSLVAKTLQYSADVTLIDPKEYFEITWANLRTTVEPSFGERTVINHRDYLVNGRILTSSATNVTENEVVTADDHVVPYDYLVVATGHVEPVPQTRTERLNHYQKENQKIKSAKSILIVGGGPSGVELAGEIAVDFPDKKLTLVHKGSRLLEFIGPKAADKALNWLKAHRVEVKLGQSVDLRNVSDEGTYATSAGETIQADCHFLCIGIPLGSAWLRESILKDKLDNRGRLMVDENLLVKGHKNIFAIGDITDIPEAKQGYLAQKHALVTAKNINLLMDGQKESKLATYQPGSAIAIVSLGRKEAVAQFPFVTISGCIPGKIKSKDLFVTKTRKDRGLDSGIPSSKNKCS, encoded by the exons ATGGCGAATTGCGGAGAAAGTAAAAAGAGAGTGGTGGTTCTTGGTGGAGGCATGGCTGGTTCCCTTGTTGCTAAGACTCTTCAATACTCTGCTGATGTTACCCTCATTGACcc GAAAGAGTATTTTGAGATAACATGGGCAAATTTGAGGACAACGGTGGAGCCATCATTTGGAGAGAGAACAGTCATTAACCATAGAGATTACCTTGTCAATGGACGTATTCTCACATCTTCTGCAACCAATGTCACTGAAAATGAAGTTGTCACTGCTGATGATCATGTTGTTCCCTACGATTATCTTGTCGTTGCCACTGGCCATGTGGAGCCTGTCCCCCAAACAAGGACTGAGAGACTTAATCACTACCAAAAAG AGAATCAAAAGATTAAATCTGCCAAGTCAATTTTGATTGTTGGAGGAGGTCCCTCTGGTGTGGAGCTTGCTGGAGAAATAGCTGTTGATTTCCCGGATAAAAAGCTTACTCTAGTGCATAAGGGTTCAAGGTTGCTGGAGTTTATTGGACCAAAAGCTGCTGATAAGGCACTAAATTGGCTGAAGGCACATAGAGTGGAAGTAAAATTGGGACAATCGGTCGATCTGCGCAATGTTTCAGATGAAGGCACATATGCAACATCAGCAGGAGAAACTATTCAAGCAGATTGCCATTTCCTGTGCATAGGAATACCACTAGGCTCAGCATGGCTTAGGGAGTCTATATTGAAGGATAAATTGGATAATCGTGGAAGGTTGATGGTTGATGAAAATTTACTAGTCAAGGGGCACAAGAACATATTCGCAATCGGAGATATTACCGATATTCCC GAGGCTAAACAAGGGTATTTGGCTCAAAAGCACGCTTTAGTGACTGCTAAGAACATTAATCTATTGATGGATGGACAAAAAGAAAGCAAACTGGCAACATATCAGCCTGGATCTGCAATCGCAATTGTTTCACTGGGGAGGAAAGAAGCAGTGGCACAATTTCCATTTGTGACGATCAGCGGCTGTATTCCGGGTAAGATCAAGTCCAAAGATTTGTTTGTGACTAAAACGAGGAAGGATCGGGGGTTAGATTCTGGTATTCCAAGTTCGAAGAATAAATGCAGTTAG
- the LOC123226097 gene encoding pentatricopeptide repeat-containing protein At4g20770-like, giving the protein MSTPHNLVPLFARLLDRIYSTKQLDKLKQIHAQIITNGICSHRFIRNKLVSSYASCHQMQEANLLFSLTNHQPTFLFNSLIRAYASLQQFSLSLSFFRQMVLARKPFDAFTFPSVLKSCAGLLALKLGKQVHGVVIVNGYLMNLANSNALINMYSKCGDVGSAYKVFDQSPERNEISWSAMMAGFGMHGKFEKVFELFERMISEGMVPDGVTFVTVLTVCSHGGKVEKGKEYWKMIEEGRFGVRAMLEHYTCMVDMLGRAGLVEEAEKLIMGMDVAADEALWRSLLGASRIHGKVEVAQRVEQKIRGGWT; this is encoded by the coding sequence ATGTCCACCCCACATAACCTCGTACCATTATTTGCCCGCCTCTTAGACCGCATCTACTCCACAAAGCAACTTGACAAACTCAAACAAATCCACGCTCAAATCATCACCAATGGCATTTGCTCCCATAGGTTCATTCGCAACAAACTTGTCTCCTCCTACGCTTCCTGCCACCAAATGCAAGAAGCCAATCTCCTCTTCTCTCTCACTAACCATCAGCCCACTTTCCTCTTCAACTCTCTCATCCGCGCCTACGCTTCTCTCCAACAATTCTCTCTTTCCCTCTCCTTTTTTCGCCAAATGGTCCTCGCTCGAAAACCATTCGACGCTTTCACCTTCCCTTCCGTCCTCAAATCCTGCGCCGGATTATTAGCTTTAAAACTTGGTAAACAAGTCCATGGAGTTGTTATCGTCAATGGGTATCTCATGAATTTAGCAAATTCAAATGCATTGATAAACATGTACTCAAAGTGCGGTGATGTAGGCAGTGCATATAAGGTATTCGATCAAAGTCCTGAGAGAAATGAGATATCGTGGTCGGCGATGATGGCGGGGTTTGGGATGCAtgggaaatttgaaaaagtgtTTGAGTTATTTGAAAGAATGATAAGTGAAGGAATGGTGCCGGATGGAGTGACGTTTGTGACGGTGCTGACGGTGTGTAGCCATGGAGGGAAAGTGGAGAAGGGGAAGGAGTATTGGAAGATGATTGAGGAGGGAAGGTTTGGGGTGAGGGCAATGTTAGAGCATTACACTTGTATGGTGGATATGTTGGGGAGGGCGGGGCTAGTGGAGGAAGCTGAGAAGTTAATAATGGGGATGGATGTTGCGGCGGATGAGGCCTTGTGGCGGTCGTTGTTGGGGGCTTCTAGAATTCATGGGAAAGTGGAGGTTGCTCAGAGAGTGGAACAAAAAATTCGAGGCGGTTGGACATAG